Within Myxococcus stipitatus, the genomic segment GAACGCGAACAACGGCAGCGTCGAGCTGGCCGGTGGCGAGGCGCGGGCTACGCCGACGCCTGGGTTCGGGGGCACTGCCCGCTTCGAGTCCCAGGCGTCCGACGTTCACGGCGCGCCCGCGATCGGCTCGGTCGCCGTGCGCGTCCGTGACGACCTCCCGAAGCCGGTCGTCGTCGGGCCGCTGCCCACCTGCGCCGTCTTCCATGCAGGGCCACGGCTGGGGCCCGCGGCGGGTCGCGGCGCCCGTGTCACCCGGGATTCCTCCGACGGCTCGTGTGGCTCCTTCCATGTCACCGTAGCGCTCGAGGCTATTGCGCCAGGGTCGGGCGGTAGGTGGCCAGCGTGCAACGCATGCGCTGCACCTGCTCCGCGGTGAAGCCCGTCATGCAGGTGTCGTCCGTCAGCTCCATGTAGTTCTGGATGGGGACTGGCACGCCGCCGCAGCTCGTGATTCCCGCGGTGCACCCCTTGTGGGAGGTGGCGTTGGGTGGGGTGTCGCAGATGCGGTCTCCGGTGGTGTAGCAGTCCGGCGCGGCGGCCGTGCCGCACCCCGCGTAGTACGTGTGGAACAGGCCCAGGTAGTGGCCCACCTCGTGCGTGACGGTCCGCCCGGTGTGGTACGGCGGGAAGGGCCCCACCCGTCCGAACGCCAGCCAGTTGATGACCACCCGGTCCTGCGGCTGACCGACGGCGCCCGCTGGATCCGCGGGGAGGAAGGGCACGTACCCTCGCGAACCGCCCGCGCTGTTGGTGTAGATATTCAGATAGCGCGTCGGGTCCCAGGCGCTGCTGAGCCAGTAGCTGCCCGTGTCCTGGTACCACGTCGTGTTGCAGTAGCGCTGGATGCCCGTGGTCGGGTTGCCCGAGGGGT encodes:
- a CDS encoding Ig-like domain-containing protein, producing MEGDSLTVSQVANANNGSVELAGGEARATPTPGFGGTARFESQASDVHGAPAIGSVAVRVRDDLPKPVVVGPLPTCAVFHAGPRLGPAAGRGARVTRDSSDGSCGSFHVTVALEAIAPGSGGRWPACNACAAPAPR
- a CDS encoding M43 family zinc metalloprotease, which produces MDSKIEFFLATVDPSGNPTTGIQRYCNTTWYQDTGSYWLSSAWDPTRYLNIYTNSAGGSRGYVPFLPADPAGAVGQPQDRVVINWLAFGRVGPFPPYHTGRTVTHEVGHYLGLFHTYYAGCGTAAAPDCYTTGDRICDTPPNATSHKGCTAGITSCGGVPVPIQNYMELTDDTCMTGFTAEQVQRMRCTLATYRPTLAQ